In the genome of Diaphorobacter sp. HDW4A, the window GCTGGCACGCGCACGCCGCAAGTACTTGGCAAGCCCGCGCAGTGGCTCGGCTTTCTGATCGAGGCGCTGCAGATGGAGGGCAAGGGCCAGACTGAACAAGCTGCCGAGTTGCGTATTCAGGCCCTTGACGCAGCTGAAGCGATTTCCGGTCGCATCAACGAGGCTCCGTTCGAATGGATCGCCGACGCCGATTCACGCCTCGGCCCGGTGCTCGAAGTTTTTGTGAATGGCGATTATTACTGGCTGCCGTTTGAGTCCATCGTCGAAATCAAGATGGACACGCCTGAGGACCTGCGCGATCTGGTCTGGCTGCCCGCACACGTGAAACTGGTCAATGAAGGCCTGCACCCCATATTGCTGCCTGCGCGCTATCCGCTGGTGCAAGGTACGGTGGAAGACGGGCATCTGCGCTCACGCCTGACGAGCTGGACCGAAACCACAGAAGGCGACTTCATCGGACACGGAGTGAAGGTCTTCTCGACCAATTCGCGTGAGATGTCGCTGCTCGACATCCGCCAGATCCGTCTGGACTCCAAGGCCGAATAGTCCCCGAGAACCTTCTGACCGCCGTAACCAGCATGGACCGCGCAGACAGCAACGATCAATTCCACTACGGCACCGCAGACCGTCTGCTGCCGACGCTGTTGGACCGCCTGACGGATCAGGCACCGCAGCGCGACAAAGATGCAGTGAGCGAGCGCCTCGTCACGCGCAAGCAACTTCGCCAGATCATCCTGCGCGACCTCTCCTGGCTGCTCAACGCAACGAATGCCGAGACCGAGCTGATGCTCGAAGACTTCGCCGAAGCGCGCAATTCGACACTGAACTATGGCCTGCCCGCGTTCTCCGGCAAGCGGATTTCCGATGTGAAACTCACCGATCTGGAAGCCGCTATCAAGAACAGCATCCAGCAGTTCGAGCCGCGCGTGATGCCGGCAACGCTGGTGGTCAACGCCAGCCTGGCCTCGGACGACGAGGCCGCTCACAACATGGTGGTGTTCGAGATCCGCGGCCAGATCTGGGCGCAACCCTACCCCATCGAAATGCTGCTCAAATCCAGCATCGATCTGGAGACCGGCTCCGTCACCCTGCACGACCAGTTGGGAGACAACTGATGGACCCGCGATTGCTCGACTATTACAACCGCGAGCTGGCCTACATCCGCGAAATGGGGCAGGAGTTCGCGCTGGAACACCCCAAGATCGCGGGTCGCCTCGGCATGAAGGGCCTCGAAGTCGCAGACCCCTATGTGGAGCGTTTGCTCGAGGGTTTCGCGCTGCTGGCGGGCCGTATCCAGCTCAAGATGGATGCGGAGTTTCCGCGCTTTTCCCAGCGCTTGCTGGAACTGATCTATCCGCACTACCTCTCACCGACACCAGCCATGGGCATCGTGCGCATGCACCCGAGCGAGACAGAGGGCGGCATCACCGGTGCCTTCAAGGTTCCGCGCCTCACTGTGCTGCGTGCACCGATCTCGCCGGGTCAAGTGACCGCCTGCCAGTTCCGCACGGCACACGATGTGGAGCTGCTGCCGATGAGCGTCAAGCAGGCGTGGATCGAGGGCCTCGCCACCGATGTGCGCATTCCCGCCAATCAAAAGAAAGTGGCCAGCAGCCTGCACCTGGTACTGGAGACCAGCGGCGACAAGGAATTCCGCACCATCGATTTCGATGAACTGCCGGTCTACATCGCCGGCCCGTTCGACCGAGCCCTGTTGCTGCTTGAACTGATTTGCGGCCGCCTTGTGGGCGGTGCCATCAAATGGCGTGACGATGCGGGCAAAGATCACCAATCGTGGCTCGCCGCCGATCAGGTCTGCGGCATGGGCTTCGAAAACGACGAATCGCTGATTCCCTACGGCGAGCAAAGTTTCAGCGGCTATCGTCTGCTGCATGAATATTTTGCATGTCCGGACCGTTACCGCTTCTTCAAGATCAAGCGCCTGCGCCAGATACTCAAGACCGTGCGCGCGATGCGCATCGAGTTCGTGCTGCATTTCGACCGTGCGGCCACCGAGCTCGAGAAGGTGGTTTCCGACAGCCACTTTCACCTGTTCTGCACGCCCGTCATCAACCTGTTTCCCAAGAAGGGGGACCGTATCGACGTGTCGCTCGCGCACTTCGAGCACCATCTGTTGGGTGACCGCACACGTCCGCTGGACTACGAGATCTACTCAGTCTCGTCGATTCAGGGTTATGCCGCCAACAACACCGACGTGCAGACCTTCCTGCCGATCTACGAAACCTTGGGTGCGCAGGAAAGTTCGCATTCGCAGGCCTACTTCTCGCTGCGCCGCGAACCCCGCAAGCTCTCCGAAGTCGCCAAGCGCAACGGCCCGCGCACTGGCTATATCGGCAGCGAAGTGTTCGCGCAACTGGTGGATCGTCAGGATGCGCCCTACCCTCATACGCTGAGCCGCATCGCACCCGACATGCTGTGCACCAACCGCGATCTGTCGCTGTTGATCACCTCCGCGGGCGAGCGCAACTTCCAGCTTGCCGTATCAGCACCCGTACAGCGCGTGGAGCTGGTCACCACGCTCACCCGGCCAGCGGCTTCGATGGCCGAGCGCAAGGCCACATGGCGGTTGCTCAGCCATCTGCAGCTGAACTATCAGACACTCACCGACTCGACGCCCACAGAAGGCGCCAAAGTCATGCGCGAGCTTCTCCATCTGTACGCGCAGCTCAGCCGCCCAGAGACCGCGCAGCAAGCCGATGCGGTGGCGTCGGTCAACCTCACGCCGATGTTTGCACGGGTGCGACAACCGGGCCCCATCGTCTACGGACGCGGTGTCGACATCCATCTCACCGTCGATCAGGCCAAGTTCGGTGGCAGCAGTTCGTGGCTGTTTGGCGCAGTGCTCGAACGCTTCTTCGCGCGCCATGTAGGCATCAACTCCGCCACGCGCCTGAAAATGAGCACACTGCAGAACGGCCCATTCGCCGAATGGGCCACGCGCCAGGGCATGCGCCCGATGGCGTGATGCAGAGAAGCAATATGGAAAGTTCCGCATCGCATTTTCGGCACCCGTCGCCGCAGGCTTCATCGGCCAGCGCATTGTCGCAACTGGTGCGCACCACGCTGCCCCAGACCGAAGCCATCGATCTGTTCGCGCTGCTGCGCCATCTGGATGCTGCATCCCCATCGGCACGCCTTGGCGCCTCACAAACACCGCGCGAAGACGTGGTGCGACTCGGCCAGCATCCGTCCACCGTCTTTGCCCCGTCCACCCTGTACAGCGTGCGGCCCACTGGCTATGGCGGTAGACCGCTGGTGCGAATTCTCAGTTTTGGCGTCTTCGGCCCCAACGGGGCGCTGCCACTTCACCTGACCGAATATGTGCGCGAGCGGCTGCACAATCACGGCGATCCTGCGCCTGCCGATTTTGTCGACCTGTTCCACCACCGCTTCATCAGCCTGTTCTATCGCGCTTGGGCGGATGCGCAGTCTGTCGTGCAACTTGATCGTCCGGGTGTCGACAAGTTCAGTTTCTATGCGGGGGCGCTGGTCGGTATTGGGTTCGAGGGAAGCTGGCAACGCGATTCCATCGACGACAGCGCCAAGCTCTACGCCGCTGGTCATCTGGTGCGCCTCACGCGCAATCCGGAGGGGCTCGAAAAACTCATCGGCCACCACTTCGGAACAAAGGCGGGGATCACCGAATTTATCAAAAGCTGGATTCACATCGACGAGGCCGACCAGACCCGCCTCGGCAGCCTTGGGCAAAACAATCAGCTCGGCGTGAGTGCCATCGCGGGCAGCCGTCTGCAGGACGTTCAGGCCAAGTTCCGCATCTCGCTCGGCCCGATGGAACTTCGCAAGTACGAGAGCTTTCTGCCACCCGAGCTCAACAACCGCAGGCTGCGCGATTGGGTACGCAACTACATCGGCATCGAGATGGATTGGGATGTAGAGCTGCAACTGCATGCCAAAGAAGTACCGCGCACCTCGCTCGGCGGCGGCTCGCGCCTCGGTTGGACCACGTGGATGGGCAAGCGCGCAAGCGATGCGCCCGCCAACGATCTGCGGCTCAATCCGGAGCGGGATTCCAGGCGGCTGAAGACGGGTTGAGCGAACCACGAAAAGCGCCTCGCTGCGGTGACGAGAAAGCATGAAAAT includes:
- the tssG gene encoding type VI secretion system baseplate subunit TssG; its protein translation is MESSASHFRHPSPQASSASALSQLVRTTLPQTEAIDLFALLRHLDAASPSARLGASQTPREDVVRLGQHPSTVFAPSTLYSVRPTGYGGRPLVRILSFGVFGPNGALPLHLTEYVRERLHNHGDPAPADFVDLFHHRFISLFYRAWADAQSVVQLDRPGVDKFSFYAGALVGIGFEGSWQRDSIDDSAKLYAAGHLVRLTRNPEGLEKLIGHHFGTKAGITEFIKSWIHIDEADQTRLGSLGQNNQLGVSAIAGSRLQDVQAKFRISLGPMELRKYESFLPPELNNRRLRDWVRNYIGIEMDWDVELQLHAKEVPRTSLGGGSRLGWTTWMGKRASDAPANDLRLNPERDSRRLKTG
- the tssF gene encoding type VI secretion system baseplate subunit TssF; translated protein: MDPRLLDYYNRELAYIREMGQEFALEHPKIAGRLGMKGLEVADPYVERLLEGFALLAGRIQLKMDAEFPRFSQRLLELIYPHYLSPTPAMGIVRMHPSETEGGITGAFKVPRLTVLRAPISPGQVTACQFRTAHDVELLPMSVKQAWIEGLATDVRIPANQKKVASSLHLVLETSGDKEFRTIDFDELPVYIAGPFDRALLLLELICGRLVGGAIKWRDDAGKDHQSWLAADQVCGMGFENDESLIPYGEQSFSGYRLLHEYFACPDRYRFFKIKRLRQILKTVRAMRIEFVLHFDRAATELEKVVSDSHFHLFCTPVINLFPKKGDRIDVSLAHFEHHLLGDRTRPLDYEIYSVSSIQGYAANNTDVQTFLPIYETLGAQESSHSQAYFSLRREPRKLSEVAKRNGPRTGYIGSEVFAQLVDRQDAPYPHTLSRIAPDMLCTNRDLSLLITSAGERNFQLAVSAPVQRVELVTTLTRPAASMAERKATWRLLSHLQLNYQTLTDSTPTEGAKVMRELLHLYAQLSRPETAQQADAVASVNLTPMFARVRQPGPIVYGRGVDIHLTVDQAKFGGSSSWLFGAVLERFFARHVGINSATRLKMSTLQNGPFAEWATRQGMRPMA
- a CDS encoding type VI secretion system accessory protein TagJ, which codes for MAELTLADKTSQVQEAIRQKPSDDKLRVHLFQLYAQAGNWQKALGQLQVAAQLNETHKLLAQAYRLALRAELIRQEVFAGTRTPQVLGKPAQWLGFLIEALQMEGKGQTEQAAELRIQALDAAEAISGRINEAPFEWIADADSRLGPVLEVFVNGDYYWLPFESIVEIKMDTPEDLRDLVWLPAHVKLVNEGLHPILLPARYPLVQGTVEDGHLRSRLTSWTETTEGDFIGHGVKVFSTNSREMSLLDIRQIRLDSKAE
- the tssE gene encoding type VI secretion system baseplate subunit TssE, whose translation is MDRADSNDQFHYGTADRLLPTLLDRLTDQAPQRDKDAVSERLVTRKQLRQIILRDLSWLLNATNAETELMLEDFAEARNSTLNYGLPAFSGKRISDVKLTDLEAAIKNSIQQFEPRVMPATLVVNASLASDDEAAHNMVVFEIRGQIWAQPYPIEMLLKSSIDLETGSVTLHDQLGDN